One window from the genome of Microbulbifer pacificus encodes:
- a CDS encoding FAD-dependent oxidoreductase, translated as MSQRLNNDFQFIDVGRVDPAKKDIITRTNQFVEIYQPFTERQVASQAHRCLDCGNPYCEWKCPVHNYIPNWLRLISEGNIMEAAELCHQTNSLPEVCGRVCPQDRLCEGACTLNDGFGAVTIGNAEKYITDTAFALGWRPDMSAVTKTDKRVAIVGAGPAGLACADVLVRNGVQPVVFDKHPEIGGLLTFGIPEFKLEKSVMQQRRAIFTEMGVEFCLETEIGKDITFDQLMADYDAVFLGMGTYNYMKGGFPGEDLPGVYDALPFLISNVNRNMGWEKNAEDFISVDGKRVVVLGGGDTAMDCNRTSIRQGAKRVTCAYRRDEENMPGSRREVANAKEEGVRFLFNRQPVEIVGDGKVEGVKVVTTQLGEPDEKGRRRPEVVPDSEQVIPADVVLVAFGFRPSPANWFGDHNIAVAEWGGVVAPEQQKFKFQTSNEKVFAGGDMVRGSDLVVTAIWEGRQAAEGILDYLNV; from the coding sequence ATGTCACAGCGTCTGAACAACGATTTCCAGTTTATCGACGTTGGCCGGGTCGACCCCGCCAAGAAAGACATCATTACCCGCACCAACCAGTTCGTGGAGATCTACCAGCCGTTCACCGAGCGGCAGGTGGCCAGCCAGGCGCACCGCTGCCTGGACTGCGGCAACCCCTACTGCGAGTGGAAGTGCCCGGTACACAATTACATCCCGAACTGGCTGCGCCTGATCAGTGAGGGCAACATCATGGAGGCGGCGGAGCTCTGTCACCAGACCAACTCCCTGCCGGAAGTATGTGGCCGCGTGTGCCCGCAGGATCGCCTGTGTGAAGGCGCCTGTACCCTGAACGACGGTTTCGGTGCGGTGACCATCGGCAACGCCGAAAAATACATTACCGACACCGCGTTTGCGCTGGGCTGGCGCCCGGACATGAGCGCGGTGACCAAGACCGACAAGCGCGTGGCCATCGTCGGTGCCGGCCCAGCGGGTCTCGCCTGTGCCGACGTGCTGGTGCGCAACGGTGTGCAGCCGGTGGTGTTCGACAAGCATCCGGAAATTGGCGGCCTGCTGACCTTCGGTATCCCCGAGTTCAAGCTGGAAAAATCCGTGATGCAGCAGCGCCGCGCCATCTTTACCGAGATGGGGGTGGAGTTCTGCCTGGAAACCGAGATTGGCAAGGACATCACCTTCGACCAGCTGATGGCCGACTACGACGCAGTGTTCCTCGGCATGGGGACCTACAACTACATGAAGGGCGGTTTCCCCGGTGAGGACCTGCCGGGGGTGTACGATGCGCTGCCGTTCCTGATTTCCAACGTCAACCGCAACATGGGCTGGGAGAAGAACGCTGAGGACTTCATCTCCGTGGACGGCAAGCGTGTGGTGGTGCTCGGCGGCGGCGATACCGCGATGGACTGTAACCGCACCTCCATCCGCCAGGGCGCCAAGCGCGTGACCTGTGCCTACCGCCGCGACGAAGAGAATATGCCCGGTTCCCGCCGCGAGGTGGCGAACGCCAAGGAAGAGGGCGTGCGCTTCCTGTTTAATCGCCAGCCGGTGGAAATCGTCGGCGATGGCAAGGTGGAAGGTGTGAAAGTGGTCACCACCCAGCTGGGTGAGCCTGATGAGAAAGGCCGCCGCCGCCCGGAGGTGGTGCCCGATTCCGAGCAGGTCATCCCCGCGGATGTGGTGCTAGTGGCCTTCGGCTTCCGCCCGAGCCCGGCGAACTGGTTCGGTGACCACAATATCGCCGTGGCCGAGTGGGGTGGTGTGGTGGCGCCGGAACAACAGAAGTTCAAGTTCCAGACCAGCAATGAGAAGGTCTTTGCCGGCGGCGAC